One region of Esox lucius isolate fEsoLuc1 chromosome 17, fEsoLuc1.pri, whole genome shotgun sequence genomic DNA includes:
- the si:dkey-19e4.5 gene encoding UBA_like_SF and PTH2 domain-containing protein has protein sequence MEPSEQQQQTGPEVSQEVNLVYLQQLRELDIPEEAAKQALLHTRNVSAEEAAMYYFNKLENEEEGDDDLMFKMVFVVNMDLAMGVGKVAAQVSHAAVGLYQALQEKNSWREMAWKWDHGGAKKVVVQGTNMAHLLELQALAMSLSLPTYLVQDAGRTQVEAGSRTVLAIVGEEEMVNNVTGSLKLL, from the exons ATGGAGCCCTCtgagcagcagcagcagacCGGCCCTGAGGTCTCTCAGGAGGTCAACCTTGTGTACCTGCAGCAGCTGCGAGAGCTGGACATCCCTGAAGAGGCTGCCAAGCAA GCTCTCTTACACACCCGGAACGTGTCTGCCGAGGAGGCTGCCATGTACTACTTTAACAAGCTGGAGAATGAG GAGGAAGGAGACGACGACCTCATGTTCAAGATGGTGTTTGTGGTGAACATGGACCTGGCTATGGGTGTCGGAAAG GTCGCTGCTCAGGTGAGCCATGCAGCTGTGGGTCTCTACCAGGCCTTGCAGGAGAAGAACAGCTGGAGGGAAATGGCTTGGAAGTGGGACCATGGCGG GGCAAAGAAGGTGGTGGTTCAGGGGACAAACATGGCCCATCTTTTAGAGCTGCAGGCTCTGGCTATGAGCCTCAGCCTGCCCACGTACCTGGTCCAGGATGCCGGACGCACCCAG GTGGAAGCTGGCTCGCGCACTGTCCTGGCCATTGTTGGGGAAGAAGAGATGGTGAACAACGTCACGGGAAGTCTGAAGCTGCTGTAA